The Pseudomonas sp. HOU2 DNA window CTGGCGCGGTGGCCTTGGCGTCCTTGTCGAGTTCGACTTTCTGCTCGCCGACCTTGAATTGCGGTTCGTCGATCACTTCGCCGTCCACGGTGACCCAGCCGCCCTCGATGAACAGCTCGGCCTCCCGGCGGGAGCAACCGACCAGTTCGATGAGGCGTTTGGAGAGGCGAATCGGGTCAGTCATGACAGGGCCGTAACAAAAAAGGGGTGGGCATTGTACCTGCCTGGCGCCGGTTAAGCCCGGTTCCATTTGCAGGGTGTTCGCAATTCCTGTGGGAGCTGGCTTGCCAGCGATGGCATCACCTCGGTGCTTCTGTCAGACCGAGTCGCCTGCATCGCTGGCAAGCCAGCCCCCACAGGGTTCTACGATGTGTCAGGCATGGCTGGAGCGCTGCTGCCTCTGGCGCAAGCGCATATGCAGCAGCGGATACGGCTGGCCCATGCCATCCACCTCCGAGCGGCCGATCACTTCAAAACCCTGCTTGAAATAAAAACCCAGCGCCTGCGGGTTCTGTTCGTTGACGTCGAGTTCATCGGCATTCAGGTGCTGCATGGCGTAGTTGAGCAGTTTCTTGCCCAAACCCTGGCCGCGATGCTCGGGATCGATGAACAGCATCTCGATCTTGCCTGCCGCCACGCCGGCGAACCCGGTGATACGCTGGTTGGCGTCCTTGGTGCAGATCAGCATCACTGCATCCAGGTAACGCGTGAGCACCAGATTGCGCAGCAATTCGATGTAGCTGTCCGGCAGAAAATCATGGGTCGCGCGAACCGAGGCCTCCCAGACCCGGGTCAGTTCCTGATAGTCGCTGAGTTTCGGCGTGTGAATGACCGAATGCTGACGCATGCCCGGCTGCCTCTTTTCAAATGGATGAGCGGGATTCCTTCCCACTGCAAACGATAGACGCAAAAAAGCCCCGCATCTCGTAAAAAAGAGCGGGGCTTTTGATATCAGCGCAATCCCTGCAGGAGCTGTCGAGTGAAACGAGGCTGCGAGCTTTCCAAGAGCAAAAGATCGCAGCCTGCGGCAGCTCCTACAGGTGCGCGGTGTTTAGATCTGCTCAGCCCACAGGTCGTATTCGTCGGCGTCAGTCACCTTGCACCAGACCTTGTCGCCCGGCTTGAGGTTGCT harbors:
- a CDS encoding GNAT family N-acetyltransferase; its protein translation is MRQHSVIHTPKLSDYQELTRVWEASVRATHDFLPDSYIELLRNLVLTRYLDAVMLICTKDANQRITGFAGVAAGKIEMLFIDPEHRGQGLGKKLLNYAMQHLNADELDVNEQNPQALGFYFKQGFEVIGRSEVDGMGQPYPLLHMRLRQRQQRSSHA